A window of Rufibacter sp. LB8 contains these coding sequences:
- a CDS encoding methylmalonyl-CoA mutase subunit beta: MTNPTSAEPLFSQFSPVTAEQWAAKLQQDLKGADPQDLHWQSYEGINVAPFYTKDDLPQEPAFTTVPGQFPYLRSPKTQKNSWLNYQPVHATGKGHAAIDKAVDALTRGADGIHFIMESGAAFDADYLLAQIDLAKVPVAYSVSTEAATFLHHLLTGLQRAKINLDQLQGFLKCSPILSSESYKQLDMEHAKHLLEQTIDAKNFYALTINGSHFSNKGATLVQEIAITLAIAVCYTNGIRQEILPEERIFRDMQFHLTAGTNYFFEIAKLRAVRLLWANIVDAYGAPKEAASALRIHVSTSRWHQATLDPHTNLLRHTTQMMSAIIGGADSVEVEPFDSTYKEPNAFSERIARNIPIILKEEAYLDQAIDPAAGSYYLEYLTKEIAEKAWALFQDIEARGGFMKASGTGFIQDIIKDTSTQKFKDIATGKEVILGTNKYPNNNEQHAFDPEQLIQSKQFDNTRAAYSYEVMRLATELHFRKKNRRPHALVLHMGNAIQEHIHASFAREFFTCSGFTTQVLKFDTVSAGLAAVKEMDVQVIVMAAPEKQYKDFAETFAKGMRSQHRQGPALILADDPMHLKDELRAHCFDEFLFQGCDTAEIITRIQERLGV, translated from the coding sequence ATGACCAACCCAACCTCCGCAGAGCCTTTGTTCTCACAGTTTTCGCCGGTGACGGCAGAACAGTGGGCAGCCAAACTACAGCAAGATTTGAAAGGCGCAGACCCGCAGGACCTGCATTGGCAGAGTTATGAAGGCATAAATGTGGCGCCTTTCTATACCAAAGATGACCTTCCGCAGGAACCGGCCTTCACTACGGTACCCGGCCAATTCCCATACTTGCGCAGCCCCAAGACTCAGAAGAACAGCTGGCTCAACTACCAGCCGGTGCACGCCACCGGCAAAGGGCACGCCGCCATTGACAAGGCAGTAGACGCGCTCACCCGCGGGGCAGACGGCATCCATTTCATCATGGAGAGCGGCGCTGCCTTTGACGCTGATTACCTCCTCGCCCAGATAGACCTGGCCAAAGTGCCGGTGGCTTACTCCGTTTCAACTGAGGCCGCCACGTTTCTCCACCACCTGCTCACGGGCCTCCAGCGCGCCAAAATCAACTTAGACCAGTTGCAGGGGTTTCTGAAATGTTCGCCTATACTGTCGTCTGAGAGTTACAAGCAGCTGGACATGGAGCACGCCAAACATTTGCTGGAACAGACTATAGACGCCAAGAATTTTTACGCGCTCACCATCAACGGAAGCCATTTCAGCAACAAAGGCGCCACGTTGGTGCAGGAAATCGCCATCACGTTGGCCATTGCGGTCTGCTACACCAACGGGATACGACAGGAGATTTTGCCCGAGGAGCGAATTTTCAGGGACATGCAGTTTCACCTCACGGCAGGCACCAATTATTTCTTTGAGATTGCCAAGCTAAGAGCCGTTAGGTTATTGTGGGCCAACATTGTAGACGCCTACGGTGCGCCCAAAGAGGCCGCCAGTGCCTTACGCATACATGTGTCTACGTCACGGTGGCACCAGGCCACGCTGGACCCGCACACCAATTTGTTGCGCCACACCACGCAGATGATGAGCGCCATCATCGGCGGAGCCGATTCTGTGGAAGTGGAACCGTTTGACAGCACGTACAAAGAGCCGAATGCGTTCAGTGAGCGAATTGCCCGCAACATTCCCATTATTCTGAAAGAGGAAGCGTACCTGGACCAAGCCATTGACCCAGCCGCCGGCTCCTATTACCTGGAGTACCTCACCAAGGAGATTGCTGAGAAAGCCTGGGCCTTGTTCCAGGACATTGAGGCGCGCGGCGGGTTCATGAAAGCCTCTGGCACCGGGTTCATACAGGATATTATCAAAGACACCAGCACGCAGAAATTCAAAGACATAGCCACCGGCAAGGAAGTGATTCTGGGCACGAACAAATACCCCAACAACAACGAGCAACACGCCTTTGACCCTGAGCAACTAATCCAAAGCAAGCAGTTTGACAATACCCGCGCCGCGTACAGCTATGAGGTTATGCGCCTGGCCACTGAGCTCCATTTCAGAAAGAAAAACCGCCGTCCGCACGCCTTGGTGCTGCACATGGGCAACGCCATTCAGGAACACATTCATGCCTCGTTTGCGCGCGAATTCTTCACGTGCTCCGGTTTCACCACCCAGGTCTTGAAGTTTGACACCGTAAGCGCCGGCCTGGCCGCCGTGAAGGAGATGGACGTGCAGGTAATTGTGATGGCTGCCCCCGAAAAGCAGTATAAAGACTTCGCCGAGACCTTTGCCAAGGGCATGCGTTCGCAGCACCGCCAGGGACCGGCCCTGATTTTAGCCGATGACCCCATGCACTTGAAAGACGAACTGCGCGCCCACTGTTTTGACGAGTTCCTGTTCCAGGGCTGTGACACCGCCGAAATCATCACCCGCATTCAGGAACGTCTGGGCGTATAG